From the genome of Candidatus Dormiibacterota bacterium, one region includes:
- a CDS encoding carboxypeptidase regulatory-like domain-containing protein, producing the protein MRNAIVGVALLLLLGANGGGCNNAVVGVQDYGTVTGRVLDSTTNRPIANAIISVGSIYTATADTQGAFTLVRIPIGNQTVTARSPGFTTDSANVEISKDQTTQVGYLRLTPVAMPSDQSTLPPPATPTPPPSVGPAPTATPTIGPALSSTPAPNATATPTIGPALRGTPPPSVSPILTPQP; encoded by the coding sequence ATGCGCAATGCGATCGTCGGCGTCGCCCTTCTCCTCTTGCTGGGAGCCAACGGCGGCGGCTGCAACAACGCCGTCGTCGGTGTCCAAGATTATGGCACGGTCACCGGCCGCGTGCTGGATTCGACGACGAATCGCCCCATCGCCAACGCGATCATCTCGGTGGGCTCCATCTATACGGCCACGGCCGACACGCAAGGGGCGTTCACCTTAGTACGCATCCCCATCGGCAACCAAACCGTGACCGCACGCTCGCCCGGCTTCACGACCGATAGCGCCAACGTCGAAATCAGCAAGGATCAGACGACCCAGGTCGGCTATCTGCGGCTCACGCCCGTCGCCATGCCCTCCGACCAGTCGACGCTGCCGCCTCCGGCGACCCCAACCCCCCCGCCCAGCGTCGGGCCGGCGCCTACGGCGACGCCGACGATCGGGCCGGCACTCTCCAGCACCCCGGCGCCGAATGCCACAGCCACACCGACGATCGGCCCGGCCTTGCGCGGCACGCCTCCGCCAAGCGTCAGCCCGATCCTCACCCCGCAACCGTAG
- a CDS encoding serine protease yields MIRKRMLCGLACAAALLCACAPRYPDDRLVSIVQKLKPSVVMLAMRLPPEHASDAYDVSFASGSVVASGAWGSDILTVRHAVRGAWHMFVTVGNTHKVPGKVIALDPVNDIALVRIARPNLPVVALGSSGELATQTGREVALMGYPIPDEIDGGLRTSLVTGTLSAVRKNALEMSLAVVPGESGGPVFLADTGEIVGVVEARIGEEPSIGFALPIDDAKRFLHRYDAQHGF; encoded by the coding sequence ATGATCCGAAAGCGAATGCTTTGCGGCCTGGCATGCGCTGCGGCGCTCCTCTGCGCCTGCGCGCCGCGCTATCCCGACGATCGTCTCGTTTCGATCGTGCAAAAGCTAAAGCCGTCGGTCGTGATGTTGGCGATGCGTCTGCCCCCCGAGCATGCGAGCGATGCGTACGACGTTTCTTTTGCATCGGGCTCGGTGGTGGCTAGCGGCGCGTGGGGAAGCGACATCCTCACGGTGCGACACGCGGTACGCGGCGCATGGCATATGTTCGTGACGGTCGGCAATACCCATAAAGTCCCGGGCAAAGTGATCGCGCTCGATCCCGTCAACGATATCGCACTCGTGCGTATCGCCCGGCCGAATCTTCCCGTCGTCGCACTCGGTTCGTCGGGCGAATTGGCAACGCAAACCGGTCGCGAGGTCGCGCTGATGGGCTATCCGATCCCCGACGAAATCGACGGCGGCCTGCGGACGTCACTCGTGACCGGCACGCTCTCGGCCGTGCGCAAGAATGCGCTCGAGATGTCGCTTGCCGTCGTGCCGGGCGAGAGCGGCGGCCCCGTGTTTCTTGCCGATACCGGCGAGATCGTCGGCGTCGTTGAAGCCCGCATCGGCGAGGAACCCAGTATCGGCTTCGCGCTACCGATCGACGATGCGAAACGTTTCCTGCATCGCTACGACGCACAACACGGCTTCTAG
- a CDS encoding NADH-quinone oxidoreductase subunit B family protein, translating to MEISPGQFLLARVDDVARWAQSSSVWPLTMGLACCAIEMMTATAPEYDIARLGSEVFRSSPRQADLMIVSGRVAQKMAPVVKRIFDQMADPKWVISMGACASSGGVFDNYAIVQGVDTIIPVDVYVPGCPPTPDGLLYAINLIQQQIREGGRGGILARS from the coding sequence ATGGAGATAAGCCCCGGCCAATTCTTGCTCGCGAGGGTGGATGACGTCGCGCGATGGGCGCAGAGCTCGAGCGTTTGGCCGCTCACCATGGGCCTTGCGTGCTGCGCGATCGAGATGATGACCGCTACCGCGCCCGAGTACGATATCGCGCGCTTGGGCTCGGAGGTCTTTCGGAGCTCGCCGCGCCAAGCGGATCTGATGATCGTTTCCGGCCGCGTCGCTCAGAAGATGGCCCCCGTCGTCAAGCGCATCTTCGACCAAATGGCCGACCCCAAATGGGTGATATCGATGGGTGCCTGCGCAAGCTCGGGAGGCGTATTCGACAACTACGCGATCGTGCAGGGCGTCGATACGATCATTCCGGTCGACGTCTACGTCCCCGGCTGTCCGCCGACGCCCGATGGGCTGCTGTATGCCATCAATTTGATCCAGCAGCAGATCCGCGAGGGTGGTCGCGGCGGTATTCTGGCGCGCTCCTAG
- the hflX gene encoding GTPase HflX — MALSAGTTLYKGTPLAHRTFDTAGEVNSARALVVAVDLDDPARPIDPELLEFEALAIAAGAQPIARIVQKRAAYDPATLVGSGKAHEIAALAKECDAGLILVLNDLRPRQRKNLEAIISVPIVDRTMLILDVFAAHARSREGKLQVELAQLRYRQSNLIGVGADLSRLGGGIGTRGPGESKLEVDRRRIQHRVTVLRGALEDVRRQRGTRRAAPHREPLVALVGYTNVGKSSLLNALAKSDALVADQPFATLDPTVRRVYLAPDRYVRLADTVGFITDLPKDLINAFRATLEELREAQLLIHVLDASNPDWPRQRVAVDAIVHDLELDATPRIIVFNKCDAAPNIPHEADSIAVSATTGQGLDALREAIATRLQAEGVS; from the coding sequence TTGGCTTTATCGGCCGGGACCACGTTATATAAAGGGACTCCACTGGCTCATCGAACGTTTGACACCGCTGGCGAGGTAAACTCGGCCCGCGCGCTCGTCGTCGCCGTCGATCTCGACGACCCGGCACGACCGATCGACCCCGAACTGCTCGAATTCGAAGCCCTTGCAATCGCGGCCGGGGCCCAACCGATCGCCCGCATCGTGCAGAAACGCGCCGCGTACGATCCCGCGACCTTGGTCGGCAGTGGAAAAGCGCACGAAATCGCGGCGCTGGCGAAAGAATGCGACGCCGGTTTGATTTTGGTACTCAACGATTTGCGCCCGCGTCAGCGTAAGAACCTCGAAGCGATCATCTCCGTGCCGATCGTCGATCGCACGATGTTGATTTTAGACGTCTTCGCCGCGCACGCTCGCAGCCGCGAGGGAAAGCTCCAAGTCGAGCTCGCGCAATTACGCTACCGGCAATCAAACCTCATCGGCGTCGGTGCAGACCTTTCGCGGCTCGGCGGCGGCATCGGCACGCGCGGACCCGGCGAGAGCAAGCTGGAAGTCGATCGCCGGCGCATCCAACATCGCGTGACCGTGTTGCGCGGCGCTCTGGAAGACGTGCGCCGCCAACGGGGAACGCGCCGCGCGGCGCCGCATCGCGAGCCGCTGGTCGCGCTGGTCGGCTACACCAACGTCGGCAAGTCCTCGTTGCTCAACGCGCTTGCAAAATCGGATGCGCTGGTTGCCGATCAACCCTTTGCCACGCTCGATCCGACGGTGCGCCGCGTCTATCTGGCTCCCGATCGCTACGTGCGGCTGGCGGATACGGTGGGCTTCATCACCGATCTCCCCAAGGATTTGATCAACGCCTTTCGCGCGACGCTCGAAGAATTGCGCGAGGCTCAACTCTTGATTCACGTTTTGGACGCCAGCAACCCCGATTGGCCGCGTCAACGCGTCGCCGTCGACGCCATCGTGCACGATTTGGAGCTCGACGCCACGCCCCGCATCATCGTCTTCAATAAATGCGACGCAGCTCCAAACATTCCGCATGAAGCGGACTCGATCGCGGTCAGCGCGACCACCGGCCAGGGGCTCGACGCCCTCCGAGAAGCGATCGCGACACGATTGCAAGCCGAAGGCGTATCCTAA
- a CDS encoding NADH-quinone oxidoreductase subunit A, with the protein MNPYGPVAIYLCVALAAALLFTFLPGLVGRSKPNPQKDEAYECGVEPTSAVAGRFPVRFYLIAMLFVIFDVEAASFYPWAVRMHSLRVFGLVEMVVFVIVLGIGYAYVWKKGGFQWR; encoded by the coding sequence ATGAATCCGTACGGTCCGGTTGCGATCTATCTTTGCGTCGCGCTTGCTGCGGCGCTGCTCTTTACCTTTCTGCCCGGTTTGGTCGGCCGCAGTAAACCCAACCCCCAAAAGGACGAAGCGTACGAGTGCGGTGTCGAACCGACCTCGGCCGTGGCCGGGCGCTTCCCGGTGCGCTTCTATCTGATCGCGATGCTCTTCGTCATCTTCGATGTCGAGGCTGCGTCGTTCTATCCGTGGGCGGTGCGCATGCATTCGCTCCGAGTCTTTGGGCTGGTTGAAATGGTCGTATTCGTGATCGTTCTGGGCATCGGTTACGCCTATGTGTGGAAGAAGGGGGGCTTTCAATGGAGATAA
- a CDS encoding potassium channel family protein, whose product MSNGAIALAAILLIAATLSDVFQSVIVPRAVGRRFRLSSYFWKTMWWLWPRLAWKLYPNDEEHREDLLAIFAPATLVLMLAFWILLLIFAYGGLFWAMREQMRPSLHTYWAAVYYAGVSFTTIGYGDIVARSGLARAVSLCAGASGLGVVSITTAYLFALFGTFQAREQFVVMVGARAGSPPSGVGMVTIAGFANNRDDLASTLRDGQRWIASVIESHLAYPALAYFRSSHDYESWIGTLGTLLDASVLLTTTVRDATGEARITYTLGRHAAHDLAKYFLQDNAENTPGIDRSEFDRACERLIDAGFTLHDRDQAWERFSKLRSTYAHDLNALARAFQIPPLQWVGDRTLIAPATVHPIRTPVP is encoded by the coding sequence ATGAGCAACGGCGCTATCGCGCTTGCCGCGATCCTTCTGATCGCCGCGACGTTGAGCGACGTCTTTCAGTCGGTGATCGTGCCGCGCGCCGTGGGACGCCGCTTTCGTCTGAGCTCGTACTTTTGGAAAACGATGTGGTGGCTCTGGCCTCGCCTGGCATGGAAACTCTATCCCAACGATGAGGAGCACCGCGAAGATCTGCTCGCCATCTTCGCGCCCGCAACGCTGGTCCTGATGCTGGCCTTTTGGATTTTGCTCCTGATTTTCGCCTACGGCGGCTTGTTCTGGGCGATGCGTGAGCAGATGCGGCCTTCGCTGCACACGTACTGGGCGGCGGTGTACTACGCTGGCGTCTCATTCACGACCATCGGCTACGGCGACATCGTCGCGCGTTCCGGGCTCGCGCGCGCGGTCTCGCTCTGCGCCGGCGCATCCGGTTTGGGCGTGGTCTCCATCACGACGGCCTATCTCTTTGCGCTGTTCGGCACGTTTCAGGCACGGGAGCAATTCGTCGTTATGGTCGGAGCGCGCGCCGGCTCCCCACCGAGCGGCGTCGGCATGGTCACGATCGCCGGCTTCGCCAACAATCGCGACGATTTGGCAAGCACGTTGCGCGACGGGCAACGCTGGATCGCAAGCGTTATCGAGAGCCACCTCGCGTATCCGGCGCTGGCTTATTTTCGCTCGAGCCACGATTACGAATCTTGGATCGGCACCCTGGGAACGCTGTTGGATGCTTCGGTGCTGTTGACGACAACCGTCCGCGACGCAACCGGCGAAGCGCGAATCACCTACACGCTGGGACGACACGCCGCGCACGATCTCGCCAAATATTTCCTGCAAGATAACGCGGAGAACACTCCGGGCATCGATCGTAGCGAGTTCGACCGCGCTTGCGAACGATTGATCGACGCCGGCTTTACGCTTCACGACCGCGACCAAGCCTGGGAGCGCTTTTCGAAACTGCGTTCCACCTACGCGCACGATCTCAACGCGCTCGCACGCGCGTTCCAAATCCCGCCGTTACAGTGGGTCGGCGACCGCACCCTCATCGCGCCGGCGACCGTTCATCCAATACGGACGCCGGTGCCGTAA